One stretch of Campylobacter sp. CCS1377 DNA includes these proteins:
- a CDS encoding N-6 DNA methylase — MDILEVRYNKEGKIYSHIRKKYLIATPEEKVRQEFVCRLVNEYGYKLEQLNEELSTKEGKRSARADIVIWKSIEDKQNNNTPLIVVECKADYIHINEKDYDQGESYARMLNAKFFITHNSYETRFWRILRDKVPGYRQEISNIPSNGADEKTIEQLYKDLLVFKEDEFANMLHKCHNIIRNIEKLDPAAAFDEIAKILFMKVYVERMLLKGQNKKFNQEYIKEARKYNANPIESYFDGAKKEFAKDKIFKKDEKINLKEHTILKIIKELESYNLSLTSADVKGIAFERFLGRTFRGEIGQFFTPRSVVEFMVDMIDPKEGEISCDPASGSGGFLIRIFSKVREIIQKDIKNQYETWKKDNIKDLENPTSEEAKKLTEKLEELQRELSLDNKNSRIYKLSNFCIYGVDANDRMARTSKMNMIMHGDGHGGIHHHNGLLNINGVFENQFDIILTNPPFGSQVEESDVIQESDTWLTRTDQGKLIAKEGYEEYIKQYYDLYGEERYTTTQLKIIDNIGKPIASLFELKENLKSDKTEHLFINRCIDLLKPNGRLGIVLPEGVFNTPNAEYVRKFVEGRAFLRAVISLPVETFLSSKASVKCSILFIQKFDEASQQKWNDLIAKHTKDLKAKHKVTIDNLNEIIKYRKSKDEETPLYISDDKKQARKDLKDLETQITEEAYQNTKNDFDYPIFMAEAEAVGITSTGETGEDVKNELMDIIEKDENTGKEKIIEKGINTYFKEFLKDNSIVWGKK, encoded by the coding sequence ATGGATATTTTAGAAGTTAGATATAATAAAGAAGGTAAAATATATTCTCATATTAGAAAAAAATACCTAATCGCAACTCCAGAAGAAAAAGTTAGACAAGAGTTTGTATGTAGGCTAGTAAATGAATATGGCTATAAATTAGAGCAATTAAACGAAGAGTTATCGACAAAGGAAGGCAAAAGAAGCGCAAGAGCTGATATAGTTATATGGAAAAGTATAGAAGATAAGCAAAATAACAATACTCCTCTAATTGTCGTTGAATGCAAGGCAGATTATATCCATATAAATGAAAAAGACTATGATCAAGGTGAAAGCTATGCAAGAATGCTAAATGCTAAATTTTTTATTACACACAATAGTTATGAAACTAGATTTTGGCGAATTTTAAGAGATAAGGTGCCGGGATACAGGCAAGAAATATCAAATATACCATCAAATGGGGCTGATGAAAAAACAATAGAACAGCTTTATAAGGATTTATTAGTTTTCAAAGAAGATGAATTTGCAAATATGCTTCATAAATGTCACAATATCATAAGGAATATAGAAAAGCTAGACCCAGCAGCTGCATTTGATGAAATAGCTAAGATTTTATTTATGAAAGTTTATGTTGAAAGAATGCTTTTAAAAGGACAAAATAAAAAATTTAATCAAGAATATATTAAAGAAGCTAGAAAATATAACGCAAATCCAATTGAAAGTTATTTTGATGGCGCTAAAAAAGAATTTGCAAAAGATAAAATTTTTAAAAAAGATGAAAAGATTAATTTAAAAGAACACACTATATTAAAAATCATAAAAGAGTTGGAAAGCTATAATCTATCTTTAACCTCAGCAGATGTTAAGGGTATAGCATTTGAAAGATTTTTAGGCAGAACTTTTCGTGGGGAAATAGGTCAGTTTTTTACACCTAGAAGTGTAGTTGAGTTTATGGTAGATATGATAGACCCTAAAGAAGGCGAAATTTCTTGCGACCCTGCTAGTGGTAGCGGTGGGTTTTTAATTAGAATATTTAGTAAGGTTAGAGAAATCATACAAAAAGATATAAAAAATCAATATGAAACTTGGAAAAAAGACAATATTAAAGACCTGGAAAATCCAACAAGTGAAGAGGCAAAGAAACTTACAGAAAAATTAGAAGAATTGCAAAGAGAATTAAGTTTAGACAATAAAAATTCTCGCATATATAAGCTTTCAAATTTTTGTATATATGGAGTAGATGCAAACGATAGGATGGCTAGAACATCTAAAATGAACATGATAATGCACGGCGATGGTCACGGTGGCATACACCATCACAATGGGCTTTTAAATATAAATGGGGTATTTGAAAATCAATTTGACATCATCCTTACAAACCCGCCTTTTGGCTCACAAGTAGAAGAAAGCGATGTAATCCAAGAAAGCGATACTTGGCTTACTAGAACAGATCAAGGAAAATTAATAGCAAAAGAAGGCTATGAAGAGTATATAAAACAATATTATGATTTGTACGGAGAAGAAAGATATACAACTACCCAGCTTAAAATTATAGATAACATTGGAAAGCCAATAGCTTCATTGTTTGAACTTAAAGAAAATCTAAAAAGTGATAAAACAGAACATTTATTTATAAATAGATGCATAGATTTACTTAAACCAAATGGAAGATTGGGGATTGTTTTACCTGAAGGGGTTTTTAATACGCCAAATGCTGAATATGTAAGAAAATTTGTAGAAGGAAGAGCCTTTTTAAGAGCTGTTATATCGCTACCAGTAGAAACATTTTTAAGCTCCAAAGCCAGTGTTAAATGTTCAATTTTATTTATTCAAAAATTTGATGAGGCTTCGCAACAAAAATGGAACGACTTAATTGCTAAACATACAAAAGATTTAAAAGCAAAACATAAAGTAACTATAGATAATCTTAATGAAATTATAAAATATCGCAAAAGCAAAGATGAAGAAACACCTTTATATATAAGTGATGATAAAAAACAAGCTAGAAAAGATTTAAAAGATTTAGAAACTCAAATAACAGAAGAAGCATATCAAAATACAAAAAATGATTTTGATTATCCTATCTTCATGGCAGAAGCCGAAGCGGTTGGAATTACTAGCACGGGTGAGACCGGAGAAGATGTAAAAAATGAACTAATGGACATTATAGAAAAAGATGAAAACACAGGAAAAGAAAAAATAATAGAAAAAGGTATAAATACATACTTTAAAGAATTTTTAAAAGACAACAGTATAGTTTGGGGTAAAAAATGA
- a CDS encoding NAD(P)-dependent alcohol dehydrogenase, protein MDSKIFLENGRIKSKGYAMLNKDAKFTPFEFTRHAIGDNDILIKILYAGICHSDIHTARSEWGEATYPCVPGHEIAGEVIAIGKNVSKFKVGDYAGVGCMVNSCGECEACKKSQEQFCEKGQTIYTYNSCDIFHGNENTYGGYSNNIVVSEKFAVCVPKDAPMEKVAPLLCAGITTYSPLKFSNIKEGSSVAVAGFGGLGMMAVKYAVKMGAKVSVFARNENKKSDALAMGVSSFYTSTDKNAVKERFDLIISTIPTPYDPSAYMDLLKFGGEMAIVGLPPHEVAPSISVTTFVHKAGKKVYGSLIGGIAETQEMLDFSLKNQIYPETELITSKDIDKAYENLTSGKAKFRYVIDMRDE, encoded by the coding sequence ATGGATTCTAAAATCTTTTTAGAAAATGGTCGCATTAAAAGTAAAGGCTATGCTATGCTTAACAAAGATGCGAAATTTACACCTTTTGAATTCACTCGTCATGCCATAGGCGATAATGATATTTTGATTAAAATTTTATACGCAGGGATTTGCCATAGCGATATACACACTGCAAGAAGTGAGTGGGGAGAGGCTACTTATCCTTGCGTGCCAGGACATGAGATAGCCGGTGAAGTCATCGCCATAGGTAAGAATGTAAGCAAATTTAAAGTGGGCGATTACGCAGGGGTTGGATGTATGGTAAATTCGTGCGGAGAATGTGAAGCGTGCAAAAAATCACAAGAGCAATTTTGCGAAAAAGGACAAACCATTTACACTTATAATAGTTGCGATATTTTTCATGGCAATGAAAACACTTATGGAGGCTACTCAAATAACATAGTCGTAAGCGAGAAATTCGCTGTTTGTGTGCCAAAAGATGCACCGATGGAAAAGGTCGCACCCCTACTTTGTGCAGGCATTACCACTTATTCGCCACTTAAATTTTCAAACATTAAAGAAGGCTCAAGCGTTGCCGTAGCTGGATTTGGCGGACTTGGAATGATGGCGGTTAAATACGCTGTGAAAATGGGTGCAAAAGTGAGTGTTTTTGCTAGAAATGAAAACAAAAAATCCGATGCTTTAGCTATGGGAGTGAGTTCTTTTTACACAAGCACGGACAAAAACGCCGTAAAAGAACGCTTTGATCTTATCATCTCAACCATTCCAACCCCTTATGATCCAAGTGCTTATATGGATTTGCTTAAATTTGGCGGTGAAATGGCGATAGTAGGCTTACCACCTCACGAAGTTGCTCCAAGTATCAGCGTAACAACCTTTGTGCATAAAGCAGGTAAAAAAGTCTATGGTTCGCTAATTGGCGGGATCGCAGAGACTCAAGAAATGCTTGATTTTTCACTTAAAAATCAAATTTATCCAGAAACTGAACTCATCACCTCAAAAGACATCGATAAAGCTTATGAAAACTTAACTTCAGGAAAAGCAAAATTCCGCTATGTGATCGATATGAGAGATGAGTAA
- a CDS encoding CatA-like O-acetyltransferase: protein MKDYDFIPIDFESYLRKEHFRFFSANPCGFSLSVELEVQNLLNQKQKGYSFFSLILYCISRSVNEIAEFRMDYKDKILGYYEISHPSYTIFHKNSETFSSLWSEYDEDFAKFNENMQSDKAEFGENLSYEAKTTNLPNIFFVSSLPWIDFKDFNLQIDRSKFYAPIFTLSKIKDSKILLNINVNHAICDGYHVSKFIETLQESINALEVI, encoded by the coding sequence GTGAAAGATTATGATTTTATCCCCATTGATTTCGAATCTTATTTAAGAAAAGAGCATTTTAGGTTTTTTAGTGCAAATCCTTGCGGCTTTTCGCTAAGTGTAGAACTTGAAGTGCAAAATTTATTAAATCAAAAACAAAAAGGATATAGCTTTTTTAGTCTTATTCTTTATTGTATTTCTAGGAGTGTGAATGAGATAGCAGAGTTTAGAATGGATTATAAAGATAAGATTTTAGGCTATTATGAAATATCTCACCCAAGCTATACAATTTTTCATAAAAATAGCGAGACTTTTAGCTCCCTTTGGAGTGAGTATGATGAGGATTTTGCTAAATTTAATGAGAATATGCAAAGTGATAAAGCGGAGTTTGGAGAGAATCTAAGCTATGAGGCAAAGACGACAAATTTGCCAAATATATTTTTTGTATCTTCGCTTCCTTGGATTGATTTTAAGGATTTTAATTTGCAAATTGATAGAAGTAAATTTTATGCACCTATCTTTACACTTTCTAAAATAAAAGATTCTAAAATTTTGCTAAATATTAATGTTAATCACGCTATTTGTGATGGTTATCATGTATCAAAGTTTATAGAAACTTTGCAAGAGAGTATTAATGCTTTAGAAGTTATTTGA
- a CDS encoding helix-turn-helix domain-containing protein, translated as MQNTKNSSCNYQECGFNYTLSLIAGKYKMSVLYCLYKENIVRYNELNRILSPISFKTLTNVLREPENDGFIIRKEYPQIPSKVEYSLSPKGKSFISILQAMCDWGEEYKSSKTTKE; from the coding sequence ATGCAAAATACCAAAAATTCAAGTTGTAATTATCAAGAATGTGGGTTTAACTACACACTATCGCTTATTGCAGGCAAATACAAAATGAGTGTGCTTTATTGCCTTTATAAAGAAAACATTGTGCGTTATAATGAGCTAAATAGGATCCTCTCTCCCATATCATTTAAAACCTTAACCAATGTCTTGCGTGAGCCAGAGAATGATGGGTTTATTATCCGTAAAGAATATCCACAAATCCCATCAAAGGTAGAATATAGCCTATCACCTAAAGGAAAAAGCTTTATTTCTATTTTACAAGCTATGTGTGATTGGGGCGAGGAGTATAAAAGTAGTAAGACTACCAAAGAATAA
- a CDS encoding MFS transporter, with the protein MQQSSITINNTYQIKILITLCLGVFGLISMELGVMGIIPLISEKFGVSVSDAGWSVSIFALVVMCCAPIAPMLCANFNPKKLMLFCLTIFSLSSLASMFVNDFWLHLILRAIPAFFHPIYLALAFSTAANLADDKSKVPHIVAKIFMAISAGLVLGVPLSSYFGGNFSFEMAMAFYVAINSLAFFITLFFMPDFKKTSRIKVGKQLLSLRYALLWVSMLAVFCISTGYLGFYSYYSEFLFSVSKMSFTNISLALFIYGFASIIGNNIAGKTLVNHSNQTLIFTSMAMILIYALIFANAVQFAIMLTLSLVLGILNGVMNNAMHYIITFPFPRAKDFTNGLFISVSNISISVGATLCGLVISIKETKYIAISSIIMVGLGLILVLVRMKLEDKRLKI; encoded by the coding sequence ATGCAACAATCAAGTATAACTATAAACAATACTTATCAAATCAAGATCTTAATCACACTTTGTCTAGGTGTGTTTGGGCTTATCAGTATGGAGCTTGGGGTGATGGGGATCATACCGCTTATATCGGAGAAATTTGGCGTGAGTGTCAGCGATGCAGGGTGGAGCGTGAGTATATTTGCACTTGTTGTGATGTGTTGTGCGCCTATTGCACCTATGCTTTGTGCGAATTTTAATCCTAAAAAACTTATGCTTTTTTGTTTGACTATTTTTTCTCTTAGCTCTTTGGCAAGTATGTTTGTAAATGATTTTTGGTTACATTTGATTTTAAGAGCTATCCCCGCTTTTTTTCATCCTATTTATCTCGCACTTGCTTTTAGCACAGCTGCAAATTTAGCAGATGATAAAAGTAAAGTGCCTCATATAGTTGCAAAGATTTTTATGGCTATTAGTGCGGGGTTGGTTCTTGGTGTACCACTGAGTAGCTATTTTGGTGGGAATTTTAGCTTTGAAATGGCAATGGCTTTTTATGTGGCGATCAATTCTTTAGCGTTTTTTATTACTTTGTTTTTTATGCCTGATTTTAAAAAGACAAGTAGGATAAAGGTAGGAAAACAGCTTTTAAGTCTAAGATATGCGCTTTTGTGGGTTTCTATGCTTGCTGTTTTTTGTATTTCGACGGGGTATTTGGGTTTTTATTCTTATTATTCTGAATTTTTGTTTAGTGTAAGTAAAATGAGCTTCACAAATATTAGTTTAGCGCTTTTTATTTATGGCTTTGCAAGTATTATCGGCAATAATATCGCAGGTAAAACTTTAGTCAATCATTCAAATCAAACGCTTATATTTACTTCTATGGCGATGATTTTGATATATGCTTTGATTTTTGCAAATGCAGTGCAATTTGCAATCATGCTTACATTGAGCTTGGTTTTGGGAATTTTAAATGGAGTTATGAATAATGCAATGCATTATATCATTACTTTTCCTTTCCCTAGGGCAAAAGATTTTACCAACGGGCTTTTTATAAGCGTTTCAAATATTTCTATCAGTGTGGGTGCTACTCTTTGTGGTTTAGTCATTTCTATAAAAGAAACTAAATATATTGCGATAAGTTCTATTATCATGGTGGGTTTAGGGCTTATTTTGGTATTGGTTAGGATGAAATTAGAAGATAAAAGGTTGAAAATTTAG
- the aac(6') gene encoding aminoglycoside 6'-N-acetyltransferase, protein MVKKANKNDNETIANLALLLWPNHNLKDLEQEFLEILEDKKSVIFLKYMGIEAIGFAYVSLRNDYVEGSSSSPVGYLEGIFIKEEFRKRGFAKELLEFCEKWAKKQGAKEFASDCELENQKSLSFHKALGFSEANRIVCFIKKL, encoded by the coding sequence ATGGTAAAAAAAGCTAACAAAAATGATAACGAAACAATAGCAAATTTAGCCCTTTTGCTTTGGCCAAATCATAATTTAAAAGATTTGGAGCAAGAATTTTTAGAAATTTTAGAAGATAAAAAATCTGTTATTTTTCTAAAATATATGGGTATAGAGGCAATAGGCTTTGCCTATGTGAGTTTAAGAAATGATTATGTAGAGGGATCTTCTAGCTCTCCTGTAGGATATTTAGAAGGGATTTTTATAAAAGAAGAATTTCGCAAACGCGGTTTTGCTAAAGAATTATTAGAGTTTTGCGAAAAATGGGCAAAAAAGCAAGGTGCAAAGGAATTCGCAAGTGATTGTGAATTAGAAAACCAAAAAAGTCTTAGTTTTCACAAAGCTTTGGGCTTTAGTGAGGCAAATAGAATTGTTTGTTTTATCAAAAAATTATAG
- a CDS encoding NAD(P)H-dependent oxidoreductase yields MKNILLLNGAKSFGHSGGKLNDTLHEVAKESLLSLGLNVDETHIDKGYDIEKEVAKILNSDAIIYQMPSWWMGEPWIVKKYIDEVFTAGHGKLYANDGRSREDTSKKYGSGGLIRDKKYMFSLTWNAPLEAFNKKDQFFEGVGVDGVYLHLHKTNQFLGMSALPTFICNDVIKNPQVQDYIKDYKEHLLKVFQI; encoded by the coding sequence ATGAAAAATATACTTTTATTAAATGGAGCTAAAAGTTTTGGGCATTCTGGTGGGAAGCTAAATGATACCTTACACGAAGTGGCAAAAGAAAGTCTTTTAAGTTTAGGATTAAATGTTGATGAAACGCATATTGATAAAGGCTATGACATAGAAAAAGAAGTCGCAAAAATCTTAAATTCCGATGCAATCATCTATCAAATGCCCAGCTGGTGGATGGGTGAGCCTTGGATAGTGAAAAAATACATTGATGAGGTATTTACTGCAGGACATGGAAAACTTTATGCAAATGATGGCAGAAGTAGAGAAGATACAAGTAAAAAATACGGCAGCGGTGGGCTTATAAGAGATAAAAAATATATGTTTTCTCTTACTTGGAATGCACCGCTTGAAGCATTTAATAAAAAGGATCAATTTTTCGAAGGTGTGGGCGTAGATGGAGTGTATTTACATCTACACAAGACAAATCAATTTTTGGGGATGAGTGCATTACCAACTTTTATCTGCAATGATGTGATTAAAAATCCACAAGTACAAGATTATATCAAAGATTATAAAGAACATTTATTAAAAGTATTTCAAATCTAA
- a CDS encoding pseudouridine synthase: protein MRINKFISHNTRYSRREADELIKQGLVKINNKIALLSDEVKFDDKVFIKGKRIQKRTQFSVIIYHKQKGEIVSKKDDRGRKTIYDTLPRQFSTWLSVGRLDFASEGLLLLTDSPVIAHALMNSDLEREYYLKVKGIVTKQVIEAMQNGLEIKNEKKGAHAKTKITSMSFAPFIDFEIFGSSGGYTKLRVIINEGKNRELRRFFGHFDLEVMDLKRVAFGALDLGMLKAGKYRYLENGEYEKLRDFLKMNEIRY from the coding sequence ATGAGAATCAATAAATTCATATCACATAATACTCGTTATTCTCGTCGTGAAGCGGATGAGCTGATTAAACAAGGCTTAGTTAAAATAAATAATAAAATAGCTCTTCTAAGTGATGAAGTAAAATTTGATGATAAAGTTTTTATCAAGGGTAAAAGAATTCAAAAAAGAACTCAATTTAGTGTGATTATTTATCATAAACAAAAAGGTGAAATTGTTAGTAAAAAAGATGATCGTGGAAGAAAAACCATCTATGATACTTTGCCAAGACAATTTAGTACTTGGCTAAGTGTTGGTAGGCTTGATTTTGCTAGTGAAGGTTTGCTTTTACTAACTGATTCTCCTGTGATCGCACATGCTTTGATGAATAGCGACTTAGAAAGAGAATATTATTTAAAAGTTAAAGGCATAGTAACAAAGCAAGTTATAGAAGCTATGCAAAATGGACTTGAAATTAAAAATGAAAAAAAAGGTGCACATGCGAAAACAAAAATTACTTCTATGAGTTTTGCTCCTTTTATAGACTTTGAAATTTTTGGTTCAAGTGGTGGATATACTAAGCTTAGAGTTATTATAAATGAAGGTAAAAACAGAGAGCTTAGACGCTTTTTTGGGCATTTTGACTTAGAAGTGATGGACTTAAAACGCGTGGCTTTTGGGGCTTTAGATCTTGGAATGCTAAAAGCAGGAAAATACCGCTATTTGGAAAATGGAGAATATGAAAAATTAAGAGATTTTTTAAAAATGAATGAAATAAGGTATTAA
- a CDS encoding ribonuclease J, translated as MNMEENVNIESQEQNPNANSKNNKKYKHKNRRKKLSNSINNNGKQENIDNSAQENAEVSQKSEKKKKKNRNLPSKLTGNEDWQIALAQCIEANRVSHENRLHPLKYNNSSEHKIRITPLGGLGEIGGNISVFETNNDAVIIDIGMSFPDGTMHGVDIIIPDFDYVRKIKDKIRGIIITHAHEDHIGAVPYFFKEFQFPIYATPLALGMISNKFEEHGLKAERKWFRPVEKRKVYEIGEFDIEWIHITHSIIDASALAIKTKAGTIIHTGDFKIDQTPIDGYPTDLGRLAHYGEEGVLCLLSDSTNSYKEGYTKSESSVGPTFDQIFAKTKGRVIMSTFSSNIHRVYQAITYGLKYGRKVCVIGRSMERNLYTTMELGYIKLDRKIFIDADEVSKYKDNEVLIVTTGSQGETMSALYRMATDEHKFIKIKPTDQIIISAKAIPGNEASVSAVLDYLLKAGAKVAYQEFSEIHVSGHASIEEQKLMLTLVKPKFFLPVHGEYNHINKHKETAIKCGIPERNIYLMSDGDQVELCQKYVKRVKTVKTGKVFVDNQINKQIADDVVIDRQKLADSGIVVIIAQLDKTTKTLINKPRVFSYGLVADKQDHAFSKEMAEVLGQFFINVKDEVLNDPKFLENQIRQVLRKHIFRKIKKYPTIVPTIFVM; from the coding sequence ATGAATATGGAAGAGAATGTAAATATTGAATCGCAAGAACAAAATCCAAACGCGAATTCTAAAAATAACAAGAAATATAAGCATAAAAATAGAAGAAAAAAACTTTCTAATTCAATAAATAATAATGGAAAGCAAGAAAATATTGACAATTCCGCACAAGAAAATGCAGAAGTATCCCAAAAAAGCGAAAAGAAAAAGAAAAAAAATCGCAATCTTCCTTCAAAGCTTACTGGCAATGAAGACTGGCAAATCGCACTTGCACAGTGTATAGAAGCAAATCGTGTTTCACATGAAAACCGCTTACACCCTTTAAAATATAACAATTCTAGCGAGCATAAAATCCGCATTACTCCACTAGGTGGCTTAGGAGAAATTGGCGGAAATATCAGCGTATTTGAGACAAATAACGATGCAGTAATTATTGATATTGGTATGAGTTTCCCAGATGGGACTATGCATGGGGTGGATATTATTATCCCTGATTTTGATTATGTGAGAAAAATCAAAGATAAAATTCGTGGTATCATCATCACTCACGCACATGAAGATCATATTGGTGCGGTGCCGTATTTTTTCAAAGAATTTCAATTCCCTATTTATGCTACGCCTTTAGCACTAGGTATGATTTCAAACAAATTTGAAGAACACGGCTTAAAAGCAGAACGCAAATGGTTTCGTCCAGTAGAAAAACGCAAGGTTTATGAGATAGGAGAATTTGATATAGAATGGATCCATATCACGCACTCTATCATAGATGCTTCTGCACTTGCTATTAAAACTAAAGCAGGGACTATCATACACACAGGAGATTTTAAGATAGATCAAACTCCAATCGATGGCTATCCGACTGATTTAGGGCGTTTAGCACATTATGGCGAAGAAGGGGTTTTGTGTCTTTTAAGTGACAGTACCAATTCTTACAAAGAAGGCTATACTAAAAGCGAAAGCTCCGTAGGGCCTACTTTTGATCAAATTTTTGCCAAAACCAAAGGTAGAGTGATAATGAGTACTTTTAGCTCTAATATACACCGCGTTTATCAAGCTATCACTTATGGTTTAAAATATGGTAGAAAGGTTTGCGTGATCGGTCGTTCCATGGAAAGAAATCTTTATACGACTATGGAGCTAGGATATATAAAGCTCGATAGAAAGATTTTCATTGATGCAGATGAGGTTAGCAAGTATAAAGATAATGAAGTTTTAATCGTTACCACAGGAAGTCAAGGCGAAACGATGAGTGCGCTTTATAGAATGGCAACCGATGAGCATAAATTCATAAAAATTAAACCTACAGATCAAATCATCATTTCAGCCAAAGCTATCCCAGGTAATGAGGCAAGCGTTTCTGCGGTGCTTGATTATCTTTTAAAAGCGGGCGCTAAAGTAGCGTATCAAGAATTTAGTGAAATTCATGTAAGCGGTCATGCGAGTATAGAAGAGCAAAAATTAATGCTGACTTTGGTTAAGCCTAAATTTTTCTTACCAGTGCATGGAGAATACAATCACATTAACAAACATAAAGAAACCGCTATAAAATGTGGAATTCCTGAAAGGAATATTTATCTTATGAGCGATGGCGATCAAGTCGAGCTTTGTCAAAAATATGTAAAACGCGTTAAAACTGTTAAAACCGGCAAAGTTTTTGTGGATAATCAAATCAACAAACAAATCGCTGATGATGTGGTAATCGATCGTCAAAAATTAGCCGATAGTGGTATAGTTGTCATCATCGCACAGCTTGATAAAACAACAAAAACACTCATCAACAAGCCAAGAGTATTTAGCTATGGTCTTGTAGCGGATAAACAAGATCACGCATTTTCTAAAGAAATGGCAGAAGTTTTGGGACAATTTTTCATCAATGTTAAAGATGAAGTGCTTAATGATCCAAAATTTTTAGAAAATCAAATTCGCCAAGTGCTAAGAAAACATATTTTTAGAAAAATCAAAAAATATCCAACCATAGTTCCAACTATTTTTGTGATGTAA
- the rsmA gene encoding 16S rRNA (adenine(1518)-N(6)/adenine(1519)-N(6))-dimethyltransferase RsmA, with translation MIKAKKQYGQNFLNNKSVLIKITQAIPKDTKNIVEIGPGLGDLTQELLKISKVKAYEIDDDLISILQKKFQKELECGKLNLLHQDASELVCFDENKYFLVANLPYYVASHLILQALEDENCQGLIVMVQKEMALKFCANSGDSDFSALGVLSAMICERKILFDVEPSCFNPPPKVMSSVMYLNKKGEFKDFCNLNGFKILLRDCFKAPRKQLISNLKQHKSIILKLLKDLDLKDNVRPHELCVDSYLKIYEKLKDYYEYGRECKY, from the coding sequence ATGATTAAGGCAAAGAAACAATATGGACAAAATTTTTTAAACAACAAAAGTGTTTTAATAAAAATCACTCAAGCCATACCCAAAGATACAAAAAATATTGTAGAGATTGGGCCTGGCTTAGGTGATTTAACGCAAGAACTTTTAAAAATTTCAAAGGTAAAAGCTTATGAGATTGATGATGATCTTATATCTATTTTACAAAAGAAATTTCAAAAAGAACTTGAATGTGGAAAATTAAATTTGCTTCATCAAGATGCAAGCGAGCTTGTATGTTTTGATGAAAATAAGTATTTTTTGGTTGCAAATTTGCCTTATTATGTTGCAAGCCATTTGATATTACAAGCTTTAGAAGATGAAAATTGTCAAGGGCTTATAGTAATGGTACAAAAAGAAATGGCTTTAAAATTTTGTGCTAATAGCGGAGATAGCGATTTTTCAGCTCTTGGGGTTTTAAGCGCAATGATTTGCGAAAGAAAAATACTTTTCGATGTTGAGCCTTCTTGTTTTAATCCACCACCAAAGGTGATGTCTTCGGTGATGTATCTAAACAAAAAGGGCGAATTTAAGGATTTTTGTAATTTAAATGGATTTAAAATTTTATTACGAGATTGTTTTAAAGCTCCTAGAAAACAACTAATTAGTAATTTAAAACAACACAAAAGTATAATTTTAAAACTTCTCAAAGATCTTGATTTAAAAGACAATGTCAGACCACATGAACTTTGCGTTGATTCATACCTTAAAATTTATGAAAAATTAAAGGATTATTATGAATATGGAAGAGAATGTAAATATTGA
- a CDS encoding purine-nucleoside phosphorylase — protein MIVCAGGNENFYFAKAIGIGLVEAACNLTKICQNQKPSNIVFIGTCGLYDRGEILEIYKSSHTFNIEFSKISSAFYTPAKDEIYIENKNVSRETIKINSSNYICQNKNAAKEFAKLGLFAENMEAFAVLSVAKNFGIDAECILCATNFCDENAHQDFIKNHQKAKEKLEFYLKENNYI, from the coding sequence ATGATAGTTTGTGCAGGTGGAAATGAAAATTTTTATTTTGCAAAAGCCATAGGTATAGGGCTTGTAGAAGCGGCTTGTAATTTAACTAAAATTTGTCAAAATCAAAAGCCTTCAAATATAGTATTTATAGGGACTTGTGGGCTTTATGATAGGGGTGAAATTTTAGAAATTTACAAAAGCTCTCATACTTTTAATATAGAATTTTCAAAAATTTCAAGTGCTTTTTACACGCCTGCAAAAGATGAAATTTATATAGAAAATAAAAATGTTTCTCGTGAAACAATCAAAATCAATTCATCAAATTATATCTGTCAAAACAAAAATGCAGCCAAAGAATTCGCAAAACTTGGATTGTTTGCTGAAAATATGGAAGCCTTTGCTGTGTTAAGTGTGGCTAAAAATTTTGGAATTGATGCAGAGTGTATTTTGTGTGCTACAAATTTTTGTGATGAAAACGCACATCAAGATTTTATAAAAAATCATCAAAAAGCCAAAGAAAAATTAGAATTTTATTTAAAAGAAAATAATTATATTTAA